A stretch of the Actinomycetota bacterium genome encodes the following:
- a CDS encoding proline dehydrogenase family protein, whose translation MPNHLLLQIAGNERLKELISSSPVTRPVVERFVAGDTLDDAVRVAQELKAGGVGAIFDYLGENVSTEQQADAAMAAYIASLRGIIALRLDAHVSVKLTQLGLDLSFESALGRLRQIVEAASQGPRTKVAIDMESHAYTDRTIEAYRALRPSTDRLVLCLQAYLRRTEADAGSLVALEPSVRLCKGAYDEPKEIAFGHQATMGSYRRCLALLLPTSPWTAVATHDELCVKEAIRIARRRRVTADRFEFEMLYGVRRDLQAALVEQGYGVRVYLPFGTQWYPYLMRRMAERPANLRLFVESVLRG comes from the coding sequence ATGCCCAACCACCTCCTCCTGCAGATCGCCGGCAACGAGCGGCTGAAGGAGCTGATCTCCTCGAGCCCGGTCACCCGCCCGGTGGTCGAACGCTTCGTCGCCGGCGACACCCTGGACGACGCCGTCCGGGTCGCCCAGGAGCTGAAGGCGGGCGGCGTGGGGGCGATCTTCGACTACCTGGGTGAGAACGTGTCCACCGAGCAGCAGGCCGACGCCGCCATGGCGGCCTACATCGCCAGCCTGCGGGGGATCATCGCCCTCCGCCTGGACGCCCACGTGTCGGTCAAGCTCACCCAGCTGGGCCTCGACCTCTCCTTCGAGTCCGCCCTCGGGCGGCTGCGCCAGATCGTCGAGGCGGCCTCCCAGGGACCCCGGACAAAGGTGGCCATCGACATGGAGTCGCACGCCTACACCGACCGCACCATCGAGGCCTACCGAGCCCTGCGGCCCTCCACCGACCGCCTCGTCCTCTGCCTGCAGGCGTACCTGAGGCGCACCGAGGCCGACGCCGGGTCCCTGGTCGCCCTGGAGCCCAGCGTCCGGCTGTGCAAGGGCGCCTACGACGAGCCGAAGGAGATCGCCTTCGGCCACCAGGCCACGATGGGCTCCTACCGGCGCTGCCTGGCCCTGCTGCTGCCCACCTCACCCTGGACGGCAGTGGCCACCCACGACGAGCTGTGCGTCAAGGAGGCGATCCGCATCGCCCGCCGGCGCCGGGTGACGGCCGACCGGTTCGAGTTCGAGATGCTCTACGGCGTGCGCCGGGACCTCCAGGCCGCCCTGGTGGAGCAGGGCTACGGCGTGCGGGTCTACCTGCCGTTCGGCACCCAGTGGTACCCGTACCTCATGCGCCGCATGGCCGAGCGGCCGGCGAACCTGCGCCTGTTCGTGGAATCGGTCCTGCGGGGCTGA
- the proC gene encoding pyrroline-5-carboxylate reductase, which produces MDDGLAILGCGKIGEILAAGLAASGWKRPDQIIVTARRPERAEELAARYGFHATTSNQEAAREARTLVVSVKPTDVEHLLDEIATEVTPEHLVLSVAAAISTSYIERRLPPGVPVVRAMPNAPSQVREGIAGVCAGSSATRQHLEAAEAVLAHVGKVVTVSEASMDAVTAVSGSGPAYFALLAEAMIDAGIMLGLSRRVSTDLVVQTMLGTARLLGDAHMHPVELREAVTSPGGTTIMAIRQLEQAGVRAALLNAIQAAMERSRELAAGHE; this is translated from the coding sequence GTGGACGACGGCCTGGCGATCCTGGGGTGCGGCAAGATCGGCGAGATCCTCGCCGCCGGTCTCGCCGCGTCCGGCTGGAAGCGGCCCGACCAGATCATCGTCACCGCCCGGCGCCCGGAGCGAGCCGAAGAGCTGGCCGCCCGCTACGGCTTCCACGCCACCACCTCCAACCAGGAGGCGGCCAGGGAGGCCCGCACCCTCGTCGTGTCGGTCAAGCCCACCGACGTGGAGCACCTGCTGGACGAGATCGCCACCGAGGTGACCCCCGAGCACCTGGTGCTCTCGGTGGCCGCCGCCATCTCCACCAGCTACATCGAGCGCCGCCTGCCCCCCGGCGTCCCGGTCGTGCGGGCGATGCCCAACGCCCCCTCCCAGGTGCGCGAGGGCATCGCCGGGGTGTGCGCCGGCAGCTCGGCCACCCGCCAGCACCTGGAGGCCGCCGAGGCCGTGCTCGCCCACGTCGGCAAGGTGGTGACCGTCTCCGAGGCGTCGATGGACGCGGTGACCGCGGTATCGGGGTCCGGGCCGGCCTACTTCGCCCTGCTGGCGGAGGCCATGATCGACGCCGGCATCATGCTCGGGCTGTCCCGGCGGGTGTCCACCGACCTCGTCGTCCAGACGATGCTGGGCACCGCCCGGTTGCTCGGGGACGCCCACATGCACCCCGTCGAGCTCCGGGAGGCGGTGACCTCCCCCGGCGGCACCACCATCATGGCGATCCGCCAGCTGGAGCAGGCCGGGGTGCGGGCCGCCCTGCTGAATGCCATCCAGGCGGCGATGGAGCGCTCCCGTGAGCTGGCCGCCGGCCACGAGTAG
- the pheA gene encoding prephenate dehydratase, producing the protein MITNTDARVLQVGYQGEAGAYSQRAVTRLFKEAQSVPFHSVHRVFEAVEIGTVGYGVVPLENSHAGSINESYDLLVRHGVQIVAETIVRISHCLLVLPGTAMDEVRTVYSHAQALDQCSEFLDSLQVERVAVHDTAGAARLLAEKKQPAAAAIASAEAGELYGLEVLASDIEDRADNSTKFVAIASARSGNPAELFGPPEKTSVVFTTADVPGALYRCLGAFAERHLNLSKLEHRPSRAKAWQSNFYVDFDAPAHDPVAQEALQAVADHTSFLRVLGSYPKAALRG; encoded by the coding sequence ATGATCACGAACACGGACGCCCGGGTCCTGCAGGTCGGCTACCAGGGCGAGGCGGGCGCCTACAGCCAGCGTGCGGTCACCCGCCTCTTCAAGGAGGCGCAGTCGGTGCCGTTCCACTCGGTGCACCGGGTCTTCGAGGCGGTGGAGATCGGGACCGTGGGCTACGGGGTTGTGCCCCTGGAGAACTCGCACGCCGGCTCCATCAACGAGAGCTACGACCTGCTGGTGCGCCACGGCGTGCAGATCGTCGCCGAGACCATCGTGCGCATCTCCCACTGCCTGCTGGTGCTGCCCGGTACCGCCATGGACGAGGTGCGCACCGTCTACTCGCACGCCCAGGCCCTCGACCAGTGCTCGGAGTTCCTCGACTCGCTGCAGGTCGAGCGGGTGGCGGTGCACGACACCGCCGGCGCCGCCCGCCTCCTGGCCGAGAAGAAGCAGCCCGCCGCGGCCGCCATCGCCTCGGCCGAGGCCGGCGAGCTGTACGGGCTGGAGGTGCTGGCCTCCGACATCGAGGACCGGGCCGACAACTCGACGAAGTTCGTGGCCATCGCCTCGGCCCGCAGCGGCAACCCGGCCGAGCTGTTCGGCCCGCCGGAGAAGACCTCGGTGGTGTTCACCACCGCCGATGTGCCCGGGGCGCTGTACCGCTGCCTCGGGGCCTTCGCTGAGCGCCACCTCAACTTGTCCAAGCTGGAGCACCGTCCCTCGAGGGCCAAGGCCTGGCAATCCAACTTCTACGTGGACTTCGACGCCCCGGCCCACGACCCGGTCGCCCAGGAGGCCCTGCAGGCGGTGGCCGACCACACGTCGTTCCTGCGGGTCCTGGGTTCGTACCCCAAGGCGGCCCTCCGGGGGTAG